A genome region from Anopheles stephensi strain Indian chromosome 2, UCI_ANSTEP_V1.0, whole genome shotgun sequence includes the following:
- the LOC118502441 gene encoding uncharacterized protein LOC118502441, producing MGRVENAKIFPTVRVTGALPFFSFLVVKCPLRGACALLNASSTATTSSSISSNNICDNNQCYRQQRTNRTCKASYFHSITISKGFATNENTKRATIVIYPTVAPETVIIPIVSCIIGFPILALLVICCLRRRAKLARDRDRRRNIDLQDHAVSLVRINAIHRFNYNATRAVSLCSERSISHSIPSLELDTILEETLCSVEV from the exons cctcccctttttttcgtttcttgtCGTCAAGTGTCCACTACGGGGAGCATGTGCGTTGTTAAATGCTTCATCGACAGcgaccaccagcagcagcatcagcagcaacaacatttgCGACAATAACCAGTGCTACCGGCAGCAGCGTACCAACCGCACGTGCAAAGCTAgttatttccattccatcacCATTTCGAAAGGATTTGCCACAAATGAAAACACCAAGAGAGCCACCATAGTCATCTACCCGACTG TGGCCCCCGAGACGGTGATCATACCGATAGTGTCCTGCATCATTGGCTTTCCCATCCTGGCGCTGCTGGTGATATGCTGCCTGCGGCGACGGGCCAAACTGGCCCGAGATCGGGACCGACGGCGGAACATCGACCTACAGGATCATGCAGTCAGTCTGGTGCGAATTAATGCCATACATAGGTTCA ATTACAATGCCACGCGAGCTGTCAGTTTGTGTTCTGAGAGAAGTATAAGCCACAGCATACCTTCGCTGGAGCTGGACACGATCCTTGAGGAAACGCTCTGCTCGGTGGAGGTGTAG